One Lytechinus pictus isolate F3 Inbred chromosome 11, Lp3.0, whole genome shotgun sequence genomic window, cttcagcaagaaatttatccatattgtggtgaggtaaatgggtaccggcaggaagtaattcctcaaaaagctgtgcgcacctgaatcggtagactagcttagccggggtaataaaggagcgccttgagcacctagcatgGTGGAGACGTGCGCTATATTAACTCTTTCCATGCGTACTTCGCACGTATGCACACTTGGTGCCgtgcgaacttcgcatttcacgctcaagcaaacaatgcattgtttccctccctgaaaagAATTCAGCACAGAGGGGTTCATGGCTcagcgcacaaagagttaatagcaataataatgacaataataattaatgataataacaaacgCAAAGACAAttcttcaaatcaacattaGGCATGATAATCGCAAGAGTGCTTACCTGACTTAGGAGCAGAGGAGACAGTTGTTGCAGCCACAACTTGTGCAGTGGGTGTGGTAGATGTTGCAGTTGTTGCAGCCACAACATGTGCAGTGGGTGTGGTAGATGTTGCAGCCACAACTTGTGCAGTGGATGTGGTAGATATTGCAGTTGTTGCAGCCACAACTTGTGCAGGGGGTGTGGTAGATGTTGCTGACATTGCATCAGTTGACGGCTCTAAAACAGTTGTGGTGCATTCCTCTTCCTCATTATCACTTTCACTTGTATAGGGGGCGATTGTTGAAGATTCGGTTGCGTCTATAACAAAAGACATATCAtcattaaatgaataataataataataataatccgttttttatatagcgcttaatacatcggaacgacgtgtctaagcgctttacagatatattattaccccggtcatcggattcactcagtcattcccgcacacaatgtgtgcacatcctccactccctggggagtattccagtcagtcgccggtgaggcgcacacagtactggaggcgtcgatcctgggggggcaggggggcgatcgccccaccaatgaaaatattgggggggggcaaacatatcattttgccccccccccccaataattccggatatgcattaagaaaaacaagattgtaatgttcagcaagcgagattgagatacacaactcgttctttatttaaaatcgtgctcaaaatgtccgcttttcagattggaatataaaaattttcagctcgcgcttcgcgctcgcatcatctctgtagcaaaaacccatactttttatgattaaattggtgaatgtaaatgtcccattttcagttctaagcctcaaaagaactgcttcaatttgcaataatcttttcttggatatatagcttgttctttatcaaaaacgtccagtaaactgtcattttttaagatcgaaatattaaaattttcagctcgcgcttcgcgctcgcatctattctcttttagatacaaattttaatcattggtaccaaaaatgctatcaagttttcagctcagaatataaagaaatttgagctcactctcggcacacatatatatatatatatatatatatatatatatatatatatatgtgtgtgtgtgtgtgtgtgtgtgtgtgtatatataatatatatatatatatgtatgtgtgtgtgtgtgggtgggtgttttgtacgatcgagcgcctttggaacgttaatgatttcgcccccccaatctgaaaaatggatcgacgccagctacaatgactttcacatcctaccgggtacccatttagcacctgggtcgagagtggcaaagtgtggattaacgccttgccaaaggacgcctgaccgcggtgggattcgaacacacgaccctctgtttacaaggcgagagtcagaaccactacaccacggctcatccataatgaataatgaaaattatatttttttaactgaaaTTTTAACTTCCTTCGTGCATCTCATTTGATCGGATGTTACAAGCTTTGCAAAATCTCTAGATTATAACGATTATCCTAATTTTAACGATGCACTTAGTTTTTAAGACGTTcatttgaggaaaaaaaaattatgactatATTGCTTCACTCaatttcaggattttttttagacCATCGACAGAAATGCTTTCATTGATATACATGTGATGCTTGTTATCAAAACGAATTTAATtcaaagtctataaaaaaagatttggatggaaaatataaataaatgagaaaatttAGCCTATTAAAAAGCGACATTTTTGCTGTGGTGCGTAACCTACATGGGatgttcaccctgacgaaaattttgtcaaaatggcagaaaatatttaaaaatatatattagtgaaggtttgaggaaaattcattaaagattaagaaagttattagaatttcaaggtttttttttcggtgacgtcataaacgagcagttgCCCCCAGGAGAGTTGCTAGGCCTTTTCCaatggagggaggggggagggatgAGGCCCTGATTACCAACAAATATCGGTACCGATTACCAACGACCATGAGTCATGGTAGAGTTCCCCATTCTTCTCAGTCTCGTGTTCTTTCGTTATATCCTGGGGCAGATCCAGCTTTCATCAATCGAAGGGGGCGGAAAATgactttcattcacattttccccgTCGcaaaaatttattattattattattatttcacttttttaggAGTTTAATAGTCCTAACTAAAATGTAATTCTTACAAACATGAAAGGTGGCCTGAAAATGAATCTTCTCAGTCTCGTGTTCTTTCGTTATATCCTGGGGCAGATCCAGGTTTCATCAATCGAAGGGGGCGGAAAATgactttcattcacattttccccgTCGCAAAAatgtattcttattattattatttcacttttttaggAGTTTAATAGTCCTAACTAAAATTTCATTCTTACAAACAGGATAGGTGGCCTGAAAATAAATCACCATGCGaccgcaaagcgcgagctaaatattttggatattaataaaaaattaaatattttgagcAGCTTTTCACGAAATAGATGCGTATTCAACTAAACAAtcctgcgagcgcgaagcgcgagctgaaatttttaatatacaggCCTGCAGAAAGACCTGTTACAGACTGTTCGCAATGATCCATGaatagaatacatatctcaccaatccaaaACGCGACATTTTCAGAGCGCGAAACGCGatctgaaaatgtttatatttcgaCCTAAGTATGAAGAGGATGGATATATCAAGCAAACAACtgatgcgagctgaaaattttgatttccgaccactcagaaaaattgacacttCAAGCGCTTCTTGTATGAATAATATGCATAGCAATTCATGCGagtgcgagctgaatttttgaTTTCCCGACCTAAAAATTCCAAGCACTTTTTCTCATCATAAACTCATAAATAGAATATATATCTccccaatcaaataatgcaacgCGAGCTATAAACTGATCTTGTTACCCTGattaagtttatttgaataaaaaataaattgttgaaaATTATACTTACGAGCAGGAGATTGTGGGTTGGTGAATTCCTCCGCTGCCATCTCTTCGTCTAAAACTGATTCTGATGAAGATACAATTTAATTCAAACCAAACTCATATATTTACATACAGTTAATAAAATTTACTGTGTCTCTTACAACAATTGTAATGCATCTATAAGGAATTAAATCGTGTATTGATACTTTGGGCAGAACAAAAGTTTCGTGTACTAAATTGGGccattaatgttttattcaattgtTCCATATATAAGTAATCAGTCATGTTTGGCTCCAGATACCACCTTCCACAtgcacccacacccacacccgCGCGCATATACAGACTCTCTGTGGgtttaaattatatatttttttttgtcctctCCAACATGACAATTATTACAATAGATCATacataataatgaatgaaaatatgaatatctaaTTATTCTGGGATGATATTTCTTATTCAAGTAATAAGAACAAACATCACTAAAagtaataaattcaaatatacctgcttttcttctttttcgatGTAGAGAAAATCATTTAGTGATTCCGGTCAGTTGCACATATTTTCTTCGTTTGAAGCATATGCATGATAATTCTATGAGATTAAACTTTACACACCAACATGAACAATTACAATCATTTTATAGCGCGTAGATAATGTAGCTCATGATTGTAATGTTCTACAAAGTTCCGAAATCACTTTGATATAAAATCAATGTCAAAGAATTCAGAGACaccatttttcttcttccaaaTCCTCGCCTTTGTTATCGCTGCGAGTCTGGAGCGGTGAACTTGGTATTCAATTCCGCTCACAATAACACAATGTAAAGATGAATGATTCAATGCTTCTATTGAATGACACAGTCTGTCGATGACTTTCACCCGAAATTAATCAATACCAATTATTTTGCGCAATATTATGGAAACATAATTATTCGTTGAACATGTGCGGTATACattttttctatattatttcctacatttacattttttgtttacatacaCATACAATCATGATACTGAAATAGTGAAACCTCTTATAAACATAAATAGAATAAACGTATGAATAATAGGAGTAATAACAATggaaagatgataataatgcttTAGTAACGATAACAGGATCGGTAATAATACTAAATCATTATAATACTATTACTCATATCaattatagtaataatgatgacaatgataataataatataaaaataatcatagtgatgatgataatagtgatgataatgggggAGTCGTGGTCTAGTGTTGGAgattctcgtctttcaatctgaaggacgtgggttcgattccaaaccatggcgtgttttccttcagcaagaaatttatccatattgtggtgaggtaaatgggtaccggcaggaagtaattcctcaaaaagctgtgctcacctgaatcggtagactagcttagccgggatAATAagggagcgccttgagcacctagcatgGTGGAGACGTGCGCTAtattaatagcaataataatgacaataataattaatgataataacaaacgCAAAGACAAttcttcaaatcaacattaGGCATGATAATCGCAAGAGTGCTTACCTGACTTAGGAGCAGAGGAGACAGTTGTTGCAGCCACAACTTGTGCAGTGGGTGTGGTAGATGTTGCAGTTGTTGCAGCCACAACATGTGCAGTGGGTGTGGTAGATGTTGCAGCCACAACTTGTGCAGTGGATGTGGTAGATATTGTAGTTGTTGCAGCCACAACTTGTGCAGGGGGTGTGGTAGATGTTGCTGATATTGCATCAGTTGACGGCTCTAAAACAGTTGTGGTGCATTCCTCTTCCTCATTATCACTTTCACTTGTATAGGGGGGGATTGTTGAAGATTCGGTTGCGTCTATAACAAAAGACATATcatcattaaatgaaaaataataataataataatccgttttttatatagcgcttaatacatcggaacgacgtgtctaagcgctttacagatatattattaccccggtcatcggattcattcagtcattcccgcacacaatgtgtgcacatccttcactccctggggagtattccagtcagtcgccggtgaggcgcacacagtactggacaagctacaatgactttcacatcctaccgggtacccattaagcacctgggtcgagagtggcaaagtgtggattaacgccttgccaaagaacgcctgaccgcggtgggattcgaacacacgaccctctgtttacaaggcgagagtcagaaccactacaccacggctcctccataatgaataatgaaaattatattttttaaactgaaaTTTTAACTTCCTTCGTGCATCTCATTTGATCGGATGTTACAAGCTTTGCAAAATCTCTAGATTATAACGATTATCCTAATTTTAACGATGTACTTAGTTTTTAAGACGttcatttgatgaaaaaaaattatgactatATTGCTTCACTCAATTTCAGGATCTTTTTTAGACCATCGACAGAAATGCTTTCATTGATATACATGTGATGCTTGTTATCAAAACGAATTTAATtcaaagtctataaaaaaagatttggatggaaaatataaataaatgagaaaatttAGCCTATTAAAAAGCGACATTTTTGCTGCGGTGCGTAACCTACATGGGatgttcaccctgacgaaaattttgtcaaaatggcagaaaatatttaaaaatatatattagtgaaggtttgaggaaaattcattaaagattaagaaagttattagaatttcaaggtttttttttcggTGACGTCATAAACAAGCAGTTGCCCCCAGGAGAGTTGCTAGGCCTTTTCCaatggagggagggggagggatgaGGCCCTGATTACCAACAAATATCGGTACCGATTACCAACGACCATGAGTCATGGTAGAGTTCCCCATTCTTCTCAGTCTCGTGTTCTTTCGTTATATCCTGGGGCAGATCCAGCTTTCATCAATCGAAGGGGGCGGAAAATgactttcattcacattttccccgtcgcaaaaatgtattattattattattatttcacttttttaggAGTTTAATAGTCCTAACTAAAATGTCATTCTTACAAACATGAAAGGTGGCCTGAAAATGAATCTTCTCAGTCTCGTGTTCTTTCGTTATATCCTGGGGCAGATCCAGCTTTCATCAATCGAAGGGGGCGGAAAATgactttcattcacattttccccgTCGCAAAAatgtattcttattattattatttcacttttttaggAGTTTAATAGTCCTAACTAAAATTTCATTCTTACAAACAGGATAGGTGGCCTGAAAATAAATCACCATGCGaccgcaaagcgcgagctaaatattttggatattaataaaaaattaaatattttgagcAGCTTTTCACGAAATAGATGCGTATTCAACTAAACAAtcctgcgagcgcgaagcgcgagctgaaatttttaatataaaggCCTGCAGAAAGACCTGTTACAGACTGTTCGCAATGATCCATGaatagaatacatatctcaccaatccaaaACGCGACATTTTCAGAGCGCGAAACGCGatctgaaaatgtttatatttcgaCCTAAGTATGAAGAGGATGGATATATCAAGCAAACAActaatgcgagctgaaaattttgatttccgaccactcagaaaaattgacacttCAAGCGCTTCTTGTATGAATAATATGCATAGCAATTCATGCGagtgcgagctgaatttttgaTTTCCCGACCTAAAAATTCCAAGCACTTTTTCTCATCATAAACTCATAAATAGAATATATATCtcatcaatcaaataatgcaacgCGAGCTATAAACTGATCTTGTTACCCTGattaagtttatttgaataaaaaataaattgttgaaaATTATACTTACGAGCAGGAGATTGTGGGTTGGTGAATTCCTCCGCTGCCATCTCTTCGTCTAAAACTGATTCTGATGAAGATACAATTTAATTCAAACCAAACTCATATATTTACATACAGTTAATAAAATTTACTGTGTCTCTTACAACAATTGTAATGCATCTATAAGGAATTAAATCGTGTATTGATACTTTGGGCAGAACAAAAGTTTCGTGTACTAAATTGGGccattaatgttttattcaattgtTCCATATATAAGTAATCAGTCATGTTTGGCTCCAGATACCACCTTCCACAtgcacccacacccacacccgCGCGCATATACAGACTCTCTGTGggtttaaattatatttttttttgtcctctCCAACATGACAATTATTACAATAGATCATacataataatgaatgaaaatatgaatatctaaTTATTCTGGGATGATATTTCTTATTCAAGTAATAAGAACAAACATCACTAAAagtaataaattcaaatatacctgcttttcttctttttcgatACAAGACGTTCATTCATTTTTagtttaattatgaaaaaataataattttacgTAATTTTGGAAAACCTCATTTATTCTacattgtttcttttctttttaatattaaagTTAATAATGTAACTTCAAAATCAGTTAATTCTGTTAAGTTCTTAGACATTGTACTTGATGACATATTTTCTTACAAGGAACACCGCTTTTTGCTATAAAAAGATGTCAAGAAATTAGCTAAATAACGTAAAAATCTTACAAAAAAGAAATTCGCTCATGCTTGATAATGTTTATTACTAACTGATATATAACTAATATATATTActaacatgtatatattatggtTATATCATAGAGGCATGTTGTAGCACTACAAAACTAAATCACATGTACATACTCCAAAAAAGGAATTTTACCTAATTTGTTCTATATACCCAATACTTTACCTTTAGATTAAATACGTTGACAGTTTTTGttattcataaaaatcaaattacaattCTAAAATATTACGTCAATCAGAAGATATCACCCCTTACTATAATAAATCTATTTAAATATAACAAAGATTACCATCAATACAAAACTCGTTCCCACTACTAATAGAATTTCATAAATGTGAGAAACTTTACAtatacaacagctttggcaactctattattttaatattttgtgaaagaaattgatgacgagaacaatggtaggcgtagatTAAATCAAGCCtgcctttggaaaaattgataATGTCGAAAAATGTCActgctgggaatcgaacctggaCCTCAGCTtcgaacgccggtgccttaaccgcTAGACCACAGAGACTGGTTAGTAGCAAGGGCAACCCCAATCCGAGTGACCGTCAGAaaaacagattttcgacaccataccaattataatttcccttgtcgggtgaaggtaggttttgaacaatgacaagccgccatgccccAGCTGGACCAAAGCTATTGCTTAGATacagtacatgcacatgtatgagagaaattatacatgtacatcagctttatatatatatatatatatatatatatatatatatatatatatatatatatatatatatatgtgtgtgtgtgtgtgtgtacattatgtatgtatataaacGTATATTGGTCTGTGTGGGTTTGTGTGTAATAGAACAAATGTTATTACAACAAAAGTATCTAAcaacattaaaaagaaattattttacataatgAGATTTCAGGGAAATTTATAGTAGGGTGAAATCATTTGTATGCTGGTAGTTGCTATTATTACCTTGACATCTTTTGCCAGTAAAGCTGAAGGGGCAGTGACACTCGTATCCATCAATGGTCTCTTTACAGGTACCTCCGTGTAGACAAGGGTTAGACAAGCAATCTGAGAGGGATatgcataataaaaaaaaacatctattatatgtaaatagttattgttgttctgctctgaagcgccttgagcatctaatcaagatggaaagtgcgctatataaatcttatgtattatcattattattactaaaaaGGTGGCAGATCTATTAATATTGGCCAAACCAACATTATTTGAGAGGTTCTGTTAATTCTGAAATCTTTGGTCGATAAATACAAGAACTGCTGCTTATTCTAACATCTATTCTTATTTAATAACCATAATATAACCGCGTTCCGCAgcaccaccaacaccactaccaccattcagcgaaagaaaacaggaagagaaaataatttcatattatggATAAgcactctttgtttttttctgataAGACTACAGCTTaactttaattgatttttactATGAAGGGAATTGTCAGtacaaaaataagtgaaaaagaaaaactTTAAGTAAAAATTTATTGTATCGTATGCTAGACGGTCACGACATTACAAATCCcatctattatcattattactgttattgttGCACTTAAAGGGCAGTTAAACAATGTCGCCTGGTTTAAACAGACGGTGTGCGTACAAAACTTTCCCTTTTTGTACTGATTGGGATCATGGACGTGATACGTAAACTTACTGATCAAACATtccaagcgcgaagcgcgagctgaaaatttgtcgaATTCGGATTTGAAGAGGGGCCATCTAAGGCTTTATGTGGGAATTCAcgaaccaaatgatgcgagcgcgaagcatggCTAAAAATCCTGGATATTCATACGAGAAAAGGCAACatttaaggactgtttttaggagtccctgaagagcagacatacatgtatatcagtatTCCACTAATGCAGAGCTGCaacctttaaaataaaatagtaataatcCAGTAGCTCaaaagtcataattttgacataattttgacataattttgaaatgttatccGATGTGTCATGAGGCTAGACAgttcagtttggtttattttcatatctcataaaatataaaatacaatataacGTCCATCAAAAGACACTGAATCATtgataataaaacaatacaTCACCGTTATTCATAATAAACAAGACAAATGCTATACAATTGAACGTTCAGATTGAAGACAGATATATCAATAAGATAAGGATATGAAGGGCAAACTATTAAGAAGCAGATCTTGTAatttatattttccatataaatacaattttaagTAGTTGCTAACTCGTTTTAATATTAATTAGAGAAAGCGAAATAAAAAATCCTTAAAAAacgaaagaagaaaaagtaaaaaaaaaaaaaaagacgacaGAAAAACAGAGGGAGGTGGACTGAAAATAGTTCAGAGGATCACTAGGGAGCCGAGGAattataaattttcaatttacgTTTAAAAGTATGTATAGAATTGCAATCTTTAAAGTCGGTTAAAAGACCAGACTACCAAAAGCCCTGGTATAGTCTCTCACTTGCGTACaaacgaccaaaaaaaaaacaaaaaaaaaacatttctcaggAAGTTTTTCATTTATGAATCTGAAATTGCTCTCACTTATTCCTGATATATTACGttttcgtgtgaaagggttAAAATTAGATATAAGACACATTTCAGGTGGTTTGTAGAAGAGAAGGAAATCTCACCACAGTTGTCGCCTAGGACTAGAGGTCCATCCTAGATTTTCCTGTAGAAAGTCATGCAAACGATCATATAAATCACTTCGTTCGCATCCTCCAACTTTATTGGATAACGAATCCAAATCAATCTGCTTACTTTATCTGCAATGCACTCCGTGGGCACCGCACAGTGCGCCGGGGAAGAActaaagtgcgccaaaagtcattttgggatTTTTTGTAATGCCCAgttgaaagacaacactttgaagaatacttctgtaaaatatttcaattcgaAATGTCCATTTAGGTTGTTAGTCTCCTACTTGAATTCGTAAATTGTACCATTTTGCGAGTTAACGCGAATATGTTgaccaaattgaaaaaaaagcattACTCAGGAAGTTTTTCCTTTATGAATCTTAAATTGATCTGAAATTGCTCTCATTTAATCCTAATGTATTACGTTTTTGTGTGAAAGggtta contains:
- the LOC129271290 gene encoding uncharacterized protein LOC129271290; protein product: MAAEEFTNPQSPAHATESSTIPPYTSESDNEEEECTTTVLEPSTDAISATSTTPPAQVVAATTTISTTSTAQVVAATSTTPTAHVVAATTATSTTPTAQVVAATTVSSAPKSESVLDEEMAAEEFTNPQSPAHATESSTIAPYTSESDNEEEECTTTVLEPSTDAMSATSTTPPAQVVAATTAISTTSTAQVVAATSTTPTAHVVAATTATSTTPTAQVVAATTVSSAPKSESVLDEEMAAEEFTNPQSPAHATESSTIAPYTSESDNEEEECTTTVLEPSTDAISATSTTPPAQVVAATTAISTTSTAQVVAATSTTPTAHVVAATTATSTTPTAQVVAATTVSSAPKSGLKQSTNFETLIKGKAIVSHHISFSFTASSFIDCGHRCLEDSSCSCFTYIAEENAC